The Glycine soja cultivar W05 chromosome 3, ASM419377v2, whole genome shotgun sequence genome window below encodes:
- the LOC114407306 gene encoding uncharacterized protein LOC114407306 — protein sequence MSILSSMDMPTIDVDLGPEKLEDEKQGGPLLHCDLCDTEVVHKLAQMFLPGLASACVDNTSGDLFKTPGSVAVDLRKEMIEYVTQRSESFVAESVILEGSPDGEVSDHPFDIISNLVDDFVSSKRNLFSRVSGWLLSEKREDKIDDFVQEMEMNGFWTLDRREIIAETLLKNVDFENSYHCNMSFNSAEELANHVDNCNFRTMICENEGCNSRFCAAHLKNHDSTCAFKIIACEQKCSDSIMRREMDRHCITVCPMKLVKCPFYVVGCRSAVAQCMIEKHCLDDVNSHLWHLLKGIYKKAYGDDLKRRVEQIVQASSSSRLAEARDVRSLNFIVKDIEAKLGPFKVSAVEKNNGETVTKNGQGEGGETDMNGREKSMKASDMVNSPDKAELSGMVNMNNAENTTKNEDRESVPLENKGFEEIAQTSNMTNLSDKTEVGLPNDEIKDDAASELKIKGNEESTQTQKEKLSNEEVSATDKGNEESTQIHKEKLSNEKVSATNEGSAENSIKSNYNEDNKFEVKDNEQSIQNSKMKTEGGSENNVKNKDVEDGDLKKSIQTSDV from the exons ATGTCG ATATTATCAAGCATGGACATGCCTACCATTGATGTGGACCTTGGGCCTGAGAAGCTTGAAGATGAGAAACAGGGAGGTCCCTTGTTGCATTGTGATCTTTGTGACACAGAAGTAGTTCACAAGTTGGCTCAAATGTTCCTTCCAGGTCTAGCCAGTGCTTGTGTTGATAACACATCAGGAGATCTCTTCAAGACTCCGGGTTCAGTGGCTGTTGATTTGAGGAAGGAAATGATAGAGTATGTTACCCAAAGAAGTGAATCATTTGTTGCTGAGTCTGTTATCTTGGAAGGTAGTCCAGATGGTGAAGTATCGGACCATCCTTTTGATATCATTTCTAATTTGGTTGATGACTTTGTGAGTTCAAAGAGGAATCTGTTTAGCCGAGTTTCAGGATGGCTGCTGAGTGAAAAGAGGGAGGACAAAATAGATGATTTTGTTCAAGAGATGGAAATGAATGGGTTTTGGACACTTGACAGGAGAGAAATAATTGCAGAAACTTTGCTCAAGAATGTTGACTTTGAAAACTCATATCATTGCAACATGAGTTTTAATTCTGCGGAAGAACTTGCCAATCATGTTGATAACTGCAACTTTAGAACTATGATCTGCGAAAATGAGGGATGCAATTCCAGATTTTGCGCAGCTCATTTGAAGAATCACGACTCAACTTGTGCTTTCAAGATAATTGCATGTGAACAGAAGTGTTCTGATAGCATTATGAGACGTGAGATGGACAGGCATTGTATAACTGTTTGTCCAATGAAGCTTGTAAAGTGTCCTTTTTATGTTGTGGGTTGTAGGTCAGCTGTTGCACAATGTATGATTGAAAAACATTGTTTAGATGACGTTAATTCTCACTTGTGGCACTTGCTTAAAGGCATCTACAAGAAAGCATATGGGGATGATCTTAAACGACGAGTGGAGCAAATTGTACAG GCATCATCAAGCAGCCGTTTAGCAGAGGCTCGGGATGTTAGATCTTTAAACTTCATTGTCAAGGATATTGAAGCTAAGCTAGGACCTTTCAAAGTGAGTGCTGTGGAGAAAAATAATGGAGAGACTGTTACCAAGAATGGCCAAGGGGAAGGTGGTGAGACTGATATGAATGGCAGAGAAAAGAGCATGAAGGCTTCAGATATGGTCAATTCACCAGATAAAGCTGAATTGAGTGGCATGGTAAATATGAATAATGCAGAGAATACTACCAAGAATGAAGATAGGGAATCTGTTCCTCTTGAAAATAAAGGCTTTGAAGAGATTGCACAAACTTCAAATATGACAAATTTATCTGATAAAACTGAAGTTGGCCTCCCAAATGATGAGATCAAAGATGATGCAGCTAGTGAATTAAAAATCAAGGGCAACGAAGAGAGCACTCAAACACAGAAggaaaaattatcaaatgaagAAGTTAGTGCCACAGATAAGGGCAACGAAGAGAGCACTCAAatacacaaggaaaaattatcaaatgaaaaagttagtGCCACAAATGAGGGTAGTGCAGAGAATAGCATCAAAAGCAACTATAATGAAGACAATAAATTTGAAGTTAAGGACAACGAACAAAGCATACAGAATTCAAAAATGAAAACCGAGGGTGGTTCAGAGAATAATGTCAAGAACAAAGATGTTGAAGATGGTGACTTAAAAAAGAGCATACAAACTTCAGACGTATAA